From the genome of Bacteroidia bacterium, one region includes:
- a CDS encoding DUF3857 domain-containing protein: MRQILFHLFFFPLLIFSNALYSITIDCEIVKYTSRYELKNGKLILKDTIVFQINNRNGEQYSKFAIPYSKMVKVSDIEGWIEDLNGKIVRKLKSSDIEERSESPDYTFYEDSYVKSFSLKHNSYPYRIYYTYKITKEEFITIANWSPVFYSKVSTLKASLSIIVPKNCPIKKYIRGATLVKADSTNKEFNSYVFSSKYDRINTDEKFSEPFEDIKPKVVIVPNEYHYGVNGSSRNWVDYGNWFLDLNRGLLGLPESEKKTIDELVKGITDPKEKIKKLYYYLQDHTRYINVSIGLGGFKSYPASYVAENKYGDCKALTNYMKALLEYAGIKSYFTLINSSVQPEKVIEEIPFDQFNHIILTVPLEKDTIWIENTSATEPFGYIGSSIQNRKALFIDENRSRLIKIPIEGNNQVSVIRNIKIAINKFGNGDCQISFAFGGYNYEQYNQLNTFYSKKEQDDIVKELVSFQSYDLLNWELKKFKRDSVGIRLDSRLNIYKFFKPLGSEVYFNLNPILPYSFERPADRKHNLQIPFPINNIDTTIYQIPEGFTLKKIPEDVRIATKFGSCELSTKKMGDSIYVVKKLLIYPQSYDLEKYKIFYEFIKSVKEVDKKVIVFTGNITN; the protein is encoded by the coding sequence ATGAGACAGATATTATTTCACCTTTTCTTTTTTCCATTGCTGATATTTTCAAACGCCTTATATTCAATAACAATCGATTGCGAAATTGTTAAGTACACATCGAGGTACGAGCTGAAAAATGGTAAATTAATTTTAAAAGATACAATTGTATTTCAAATTAATAATCGTAATGGGGAGCAATATTCTAAGTTTGCCATTCCATATTCTAAAATGGTAAAAGTTTCGGATATTGAAGGATGGATAGAAGATTTGAATGGAAAAATAGTTCGAAAATTAAAGAGCAGTGATATTGAAGAGCGAAGCGAATCTCCAGATTATACTTTTTATGAAGATAGTTATGTAAAATCCTTTAGCCTAAAACATAATTCTTACCCTTATAGAATCTATTATACATATAAGATAACCAAAGAGGAATTTATTACCATTGCCAACTGGTCTCCAGTCTTTTACTCAAAGGTTTCAACTCTAAAGGCTAGTTTATCTATTATTGTTCCAAAGAATTGTCCTATTAAAAAGTATATTAGGGGTGCAACTTTAGTAAAGGCAGATTCAACCAATAAGGAATTCAATAGCTACGTATTCTCTTCTAAGTATGATAGAATAAATACTGATGAGAAATTTTCAGAACCTTTTGAGGACATAAAGCCAAAAGTAGTTATTGTTCCCAATGAGTATCATTATGGTGTTAACGGTAGCTCAAGAAATTGGGTAGATTATGGTAATTGGTTTCTGGATTTGAATAGAGGACTCTTGGGTCTACCAGAATCTGAAAAGAAAACTATAGATGAACTTGTAAAAGGAATAACTGACCCCAAGGAGAAAATAAAAAAACTTTACTACTACCTTCAGGATCATACCCGATATATAAATGTATCCATTGGACTTGGAGGGTTTAAATCCTATCCAGCATCGTATGTGGCTGAAAATAAATATGGTGATTGTAAGGCTTTAACAAACTACATGAAAGCTCTTTTAGAGTATGCAGGAATAAAAAGTTACTTTACACTAATAAACAGTTCTGTTCAGCCAGAAAAAGTAATTGAAGAGATACCTTTTGATCAGTTTAATCATATTATACTTACTGTCCCATTGGAGAAGGATACTATTTGGATTGAGAATACATCTGCCACAGAACCTTTTGGTTACATTGGTTCATCAATTCAAAATCGAAAAGCCTTATTCATTGATGAGAATAGAAGTCGATTGATTAAAATTCCAATTGAAGGTAATAACCAAGTTTCAGTAATCAGAAATATTAAAATAGCTATTAATAAATTTGGTAATGGCGACTGTCAAATAAGTTTTGCTTTTGGAGGGTATAATTACGAACAGTATAATCAATTAAATACTTTTTATAGCAAAAAGGAACAAGATGATATAGTAAAAGAATTAGTCTCTTTTCAAAGTTATGATTTATTGAACTGGGAGTTAAAGAAGTTTAAAAGAGATTCAGTGGGAATTAGACTTGATTCTAGATTGAATATTTATAAGTTTTTCAAACCATTAGGATCAGAGGTATACTTCAATTTGAATCCAATCCTTCCATATTCATTTGAACGACCTGCGGATAGGAAACATAATCTTCAGATACCTTTTCCAATCAACAATATTGATACAACTATATATCAAATTCCTGAAGGATTTACATTAAAAAAGATTCCTGAAGATGTCAGAATTGCTACCAAATTCGGTAGCTGCGAGTTAAGTACAAAAAAAATGGGAGATTCAATATATGTCGTTAAAAAATTATTAATATATCCACAATCCTATGACCTTGAGAAATATAAAATATTTTACGAATTTATAAAGTCAGTTAAAGAAGTTGACAAAAAAGTAATAGTTTTTACAGGTAACATAACAAATTAA
- a CDS encoding prohibitin family protein codes for MYLIVIGIIVIVIGFALAKGDPQVRVYSSVVKIVGIAVLVIGLLVASLVQIEPGEVGVQKLFGKVNNTTLESGLNFINPLVEVVPFNIKTQNYTMAGKHDEGDQTGDDAIRVLSADGLEVVVDLTVLYRVVAAEAPRILREIGPDYKNTIVRPICRTKIRDNAVYYDAISLYSTKRDEFQARIFSTIDKDFKERGLFLEQLLVRNLTLPESVKTTIESKINAEQDAQKMTFVLQKEKQEAERKRVEAQGIADYQKILSTGLSDKQLQYEMIKAIATSPNAKLIIMDTKKSMPIILNPDK; via the coding sequence ATGTACCTAATAGTAATTGGGATAATTGTAATCGTTATAGGATTTGCCCTTGCAAAGGGCGATCCTCAAGTTCGAGTTTACAGCTCCGTTGTAAAAATTGTTGGAATTGCAGTGCTGGTTATTGGCTTGCTTGTCGCCTCGCTTGTTCAAATTGAGCCAGGGGAAGTAGGAGTTCAAAAGCTATTCGGGAAGGTTAATAACACCACCCTCGAAAGCGGTTTGAATTTTATTAACCCTTTGGTTGAAGTTGTTCCATTCAATATCAAAACTCAGAACTATACTATGGCAGGAAAACACGATGAGGGCGACCAAACTGGCGATGATGCAATTCGTGTTTTATCAGCCGATGGGCTTGAAGTAGTAGTAGATCTCACCGTTTTGTATCGGGTTGTTGCGGCTGAGGCTCCAAGAATTTTGAGGGAAATAGGGCCAGATTATAAGAACACAATAGTTCGCCCTATTTGTAGAACAAAAATTAGGGATAATGCCGTATATTACGATGCAATTTCCTTATATTCAACCAAAAGGGATGAGTTTCAGGCAAGAATATTTAGTACTATCGATAAAGATTTTAAGGAAAGAGGTTTGTTCCTTGAGCAGCTGCTAGTTCGAAATCTTACTCTTCCCGAATCGGTAAAAACAACCATTGAATCGAAGATAAATGCTGAGCAGGATGCACAAAAAATGACCTTCGTTCTTCAAAAGGAGAAACAGGAGGCAGAACGTAAACGTGTGGAGGCACAAGGTATTGCCGATTATCAAAAGATACTAAGCACTGGGCTTAGCGATAAACAGCTACAGTACGAAATGATAAAAGCAATTGCAACATCACCCAATGCTAAGCTAATTATAATGGATACAAAAAAGAGTATGCCAATTATTCTTAATCCGGATAAGTAA